From Pseudomonas sp. B21-028, one genomic window encodes:
- a CDS encoding DMT family transporter, translating into MHISSGRWVYGLFLALLTALLWGILPIKLKQVLQVMDPVTVTWFRLLVSGGLLFIYLAATRRLPSRKVLGPRGGWLVAMAVLGLVGNYVLYLMGLNRLSPGTAQLVVQMGPILLLVASLFVFKERFSLGQGIGLLVLLIGFTLFFNQRLAELLTSLSQYTTGVLMVLLASAVWTFYALGQKQLLTVWNSLQVMMVIYLFCALLLTPWVHPLEALQLSPLQGWLLFACCLNTLIAYGAFAEALAHWEASRVSATLAITPLVTFAAVAVAAWWWPDYVHAEQINLLGYGGAVLVVVGSALVALGPSLMAGLRARRERLALGR; encoded by the coding sequence ATGCACATTTCGTCCGGTCGCTGGGTCTATGGCCTGTTTCTCGCCCTGTTGACCGCCCTGTTGTGGGGAATCCTGCCGATCAAGCTCAAGCAGGTGTTGCAGGTGATGGACCCGGTCACCGTGACCTGGTTTCGCTTGCTGGTGTCCGGCGGCTTGCTGTTCATTTATCTGGCTGCCACCCGACGCCTGCCCAGCCGCAAGGTGCTCGGTCCGCGGGGTGGCTGGTTGGTGGCGATGGCGGTGCTGGGGCTGGTGGGCAACTATGTGCTGTACCTGATGGGCCTGAATCGCTTGAGCCCCGGCACCGCGCAGCTGGTGGTGCAGATGGGACCGATCCTGCTGCTGGTCGCCAGCCTCTTTGTGTTCAAGGAACGTTTCAGCCTGGGGCAGGGGATTGGCCTGCTGGTGCTGCTGATCGGCTTCACGCTGTTTTTCAACCAGCGCCTCGCCGAGTTGCTGACCTCCCTGAGCCAATACACCACCGGGGTCTTGATGGTGTTGCTGGCGTCGGCGGTCTGGACGTTCTACGCCTTGGGCCAGAAGCAGTTGTTGACGGTGTGGAATTCGTTACAGGTGATGATGGTGATCTACCTGTTCTGCGCGTTGCTGCTCACGCCGTGGGTCCATCCGCTGGAAGCGCTGCAGCTGAGCCCGCTGCAAGGCTGGCTGTTGTTTGCCTGCTGCCTCAACACCCTGATTGCCTACGGCGCATTTGCCGAAGCCCTGGCCCACTGGGAAGCCTCACGGGTCAGCGCGACCCTGGCGATCACGCCGCTGGTGACCTTCGCGGCGGTGGCCGTGGCTGCGTGGTGGTGGCCCGACTATGTGCATGCCGAGCAGATCAATCTGTTGGGGTATGGCGGGGCGGTGCTGGTGGTGGTGGGGTCGGCGCTGGTGGCGTTGGGGCCTTCGCTGATGGCCGGGCTGAGGGCCCGGCGTGAGCGGTTGGCTTTAGGGCGATAG
- a CDS encoding class II fumarate hydratase, with amino-acid sequence MSRIETDSLGQVEVPEDAYWGAQTQRSMINFAIGNERMPLSVLHALALIKKAAARVNDRNGDLPADIARLIEQAADEVLAGQHDDQFPLVVWQTGSGTQSNMNVNEVIAGRANELAGNPRGGKTPVHPNDHVNRSQSSNDCFPTAMHIAAAQAVHQQLLPAVSELSGGLAELAARHMKLVKTGRTHMMDATPITFGQELSAFIAQLDYAERAIRAALPAVCELAQGGTAVGTGLNSPHGFGEAIAAELAALSGLPFVTAPNKFAALAGHEPLTTLSGALKTLAVTLMKIANDLRLLGSGPRAGFAEVKLPANEPGSSIMPGKVNPTQCEALSMLACQVMGNDVTIGFAASQGHLQLNVFKPVIIHNLLQSIRLLADGCSNFQQHCIAGLQPDGEQMAAHLERGLMLVTALNPHIGYDKSAEIAKKAYSEGLTLREAALQLGYLTDEEFDAWVRPENMLEAGSQG; translated from the coding sequence ATGAGCCGTATCGAAACCGACAGCCTTGGCCAGGTTGAAGTCCCGGAGGACGCCTACTGGGGCGCCCAGACTCAGCGTTCCATGATCAACTTCGCCATCGGTAACGAACGTATGCCGCTGTCGGTGCTGCATGCCCTGGCGCTGATCAAGAAAGCCGCCGCGCGGGTCAACGACCGCAATGGCGACTTGCCCGCCGACATCGCCCGGCTGATCGAACAAGCCGCCGATGAAGTACTGGCCGGCCAGCACGACGATCAATTCCCGCTGGTGGTCTGGCAGACCGGTAGCGGCACCCAGAGCAACATGAACGTCAACGAAGTGATCGCCGGGCGCGCCAACGAGCTGGCGGGCAACCCCCGCGGCGGCAAGACCCCGGTGCACCCGAACGATCACGTCAACCGCTCCCAGAGTTCCAACGACTGCTTCCCCACGGCCATGCACATCGCCGCCGCCCAGGCCGTCCATCAGCAATTGTTGCCGGCCGTCAGCGAATTGTCCGGCGGACTGGCGGAACTGGCGGCGCGCCACATGAAACTGGTCAAGACCGGCCGCACCCACATGATGGATGCCACGCCGATCACCTTTGGCCAGGAACTGTCAGCCTTCATTGCCCAGCTCGACTATGCCGAACGGGCGATCCGTGCCGCGTTGCCGGCGGTCTGCGAACTGGCCCAGGGCGGCACGGCGGTCGGCACCGGGCTCAATTCGCCCCACGGTTTCGGCGAAGCGATTGCCGCAGAACTGGCAGCGCTGTCCGGTCTGCCGTTCGTCACCGCGCCGAACAAGTTTGCAGCGCTGGCGGGGCACGAGCCCCTGACCACGCTGTCCGGCGCGCTGAAAACCCTGGCCGTGACCTTGATGAAAATCGCCAATGACCTGCGCCTGCTGGGCTCCGGGCCGCGAGCCGGCTTCGCCGAAGTGAAATTGCCGGCCAACGAGCCAGGCAGTTCCATCATGCCCGGCAAGGTCAACCCGACCCAGTGCGAAGCCTTGTCGATGCTGGCTTGCCAGGTCATGGGCAATGACGTGACCATCGGCTTTGCCGCCAGCCAGGGCCATCTGCAACTGAACGTGTTCAAGCCGGTGATCATCCACAACCTGCTGCAATCGATCCGGCTGCTGGCCGACGGCTGCAGCAACTTCCAGCAACACTGCATCGCCGGGCTCCAACCCGATGGCGAGCAGATGGCGGCGCACCTGGAGCGCGGGTTGATGCTGGTGACGGCGTTGAACCCGCATATCGGCTACGACAAGTCCGCCGAGATCGCCAAGAAGGCCTACAGCGAAGGGCTGACCCTGCGCGAGGCAGCGTTGCAGCTGGGCTACCTGACCGATGAGGAGTTCGATGCCTGGGTGCGGCCGGAAAACATGCTGGAAGCCGGTAGCCAGGGCTGA